From Streptomyces zhihengii, the proteins below share one genomic window:
- a CDS encoding NAD(P)/FAD-dependent oxidoreductase has translation MVDAHRTFVIVGGGLAGAKAAETLRAEGFTGRVILIGDERDRPYERPPLSKGFLNGKEERDSVFVHEPGWYARSEIELHLGQTAVSIDRAAKAVRLGDGTVLHYDKLLLATGAEPRRLDIPGTGLAGVHHLRRLAHADRLRRVLATLGRDNGHLLVAGAGWIGLEVAAAARGYGAEVTVVEPEPTPLYGVLGPELGQVFADLHRERGVRFHFGARLTEITGQDGMVLAARTDDGEEHPAHEVLAAIGAAPRTALAESAGLELADRAHGGGIAVDARLRTSDPDIYAAGDVAAHQHPLIGTRLRVEHWANALNGGPAAARAMLGQETVYDRVPYFFSDQYDLGMEYSGWAPPGSYDQVVLRGDAGKREFIAFWLSGGRVLAGMNVNVWDVTEDIQRLIRSGTAVDPQALGDPAVPLASLAG, from the coding sequence GTGGTCGACGCACATCGGACCTTCGTCATCGTCGGCGGTGGCCTGGCGGGCGCCAAGGCGGCCGAGACGCTGCGCGCCGAGGGGTTCACCGGGCGGGTGATCCTCATCGGCGACGAGCGGGACCGCCCCTACGAGCGTCCGCCCCTGTCCAAGGGGTTCCTGAACGGCAAGGAGGAGCGCGACAGCGTCTTCGTCCACGAGCCCGGCTGGTACGCCCGCTCCGAGATCGAGCTGCACCTCGGCCAGACCGCGGTGTCCATCGACCGCGCGGCCAAGGCCGTCCGCCTCGGGGACGGCACCGTGCTCCACTACGACAAGCTGCTCCTCGCCACCGGCGCCGAGCCCCGCCGCCTGGACATCCCCGGCACCGGCCTGGCCGGGGTCCACCACCTGCGGCGCCTCGCCCACGCGGACCGGCTGCGCCGGGTCCTCGCCACCCTCGGCCGCGACAACGGGCACCTGCTCGTCGCCGGCGCCGGCTGGATCGGCCTGGAGGTCGCCGCCGCCGCCCGCGGCTACGGCGCCGAGGTCACCGTCGTGGAACCGGAGCCGACCCCGCTGTACGGCGTCCTCGGTCCCGAACTCGGCCAGGTCTTCGCCGACCTCCACCGCGAACGCGGTGTGCGGTTCCACTTCGGCGCCCGGCTGACCGAGATCACCGGCCAGGACGGCATGGTCCTCGCCGCCCGCACCGACGACGGCGAGGAGCACCCCGCGCACGAGGTGCTCGCTGCGATCGGCGCCGCCCCCCGCACCGCCCTCGCGGAGAGCGCCGGGCTGGAGCTCGCGGACCGCGCCCACGGCGGCGGCATCGCCGTCGACGCCCGGCTGCGCACCTCCGACCCCGACATCTACGCCGCCGGCGACGTCGCCGCCCACCAGCACCCGCTGATCGGCACCCGGCTGCGCGTCGAGCACTGGGCGAACGCCCTGAACGGCGGTCCGGCCGCGGCCCGCGCCATGCTCGGGCAGGAGACCGTGTACGACCGGGTGCCCTACTTCTTCTCCGACCAGTACGACCTCGGCATGGAGTACTCGGGCTGGGCCCCGCCCGGCTCCTACGACCAGGTCGTGCTCCGCGGCGACGCCGGCAAGCGCGAGTTCATCGCCTTCTGGCTGAGCGGGGGCCGGGTGCTGGCGGGGATGAACGTGAATGTGTGGGACGTCACCGAGGACATCCAGCGCCTCATCCGCTCCGGGACCGCCGTGGATCCCCAGGCCCTGGGCGATCCCGCCGTGCCCCTGGCCTCGCTCGCCGGCTGA
- the dnaG gene encoding DNA primase produces MAGRINDDDVKAVRDAVPIDAVVSEYLQLRNAGGGNLKGLCPFHDEKSPSFQVSPSKGLFHCFGCQEGGDTIAFVMKIDHLSFSETVERLAAQAGITLRYEEGGYNPTHQRGERIRLVEAHKIAAQFYVEQLDGAEAETGRTFLAERGFDQAAAQHFGVGYSPAGWDHLTRYLRGKGFSDKELLLSGLSQEGRRGPIDRFRGRLMWPIRDITGEVVGFGARKLREDDNGPKYLNTPETAIYKKSQVLYGIDLAKKEIARTSRAVVVEGYTDVMACHLAGVTTAIATCGTAFGGDHIKILRRLLMDNATAEVIFTFDGDAAGQKAALRAFEDDQKFAAETSIAITPGGMDPCDLRLAQGDDSVLKLVESRTPLFEFAIRQMVTRHNLETPAGRAAALDEAAPVVAAIKNIAIQHESAVQLAGILGILDTQFVVKRVAQLARWARERGGAGGRGPGGPGQDRRPRTYEAPAAPQAPSGPALNLRSPAHRTERELLKLALQHPGLVSPAFDAYGIDEFTAPPYAAVRRTIMEAGGAEAGAEDTSGYLARVRDTAPDDSVRALVTELAVEAVHARTVDEVYAGEQLVQVRLRAVDRRVADVQGTLARLGTGADPERYTAVANELWVLQQYGRALRNQGAAAL; encoded by the coding sequence GTGGCAGGCAGGATCAACGACGACGACGTGAAGGCGGTACGGGACGCGGTCCCGATCGACGCCGTCGTGTCCGAATACCTCCAGCTCCGCAACGCGGGCGGCGGCAACCTCAAGGGACTCTGCCCCTTCCACGACGAGAAGTCCCCCTCCTTCCAGGTCAGCCCGAGCAAGGGCCTGTTCCACTGCTTCGGCTGCCAGGAGGGCGGCGACACCATCGCCTTCGTGATGAAGATCGACCACCTCTCCTTCTCGGAGACGGTCGAGCGCCTCGCCGCGCAGGCGGGCATCACCCTGCGGTACGAGGAGGGCGGCTACAACCCGACCCACCAGCGCGGCGAGCGCATCCGCCTGGTCGAGGCCCACAAGATCGCCGCCCAGTTCTACGTGGAGCAGCTCGACGGCGCCGAGGCCGAGACCGGCCGGACGTTCCTCGCCGAGCGCGGCTTCGACCAGGCCGCCGCCCAGCACTTCGGCGTCGGCTACAGCCCGGCCGGCTGGGACCACCTCACCCGGTACCTGCGCGGCAAGGGCTTCAGCGACAAGGAGCTGCTGCTCTCCGGTCTCTCCCAGGAGGGCCGCCGCGGCCCCATCGACCGCTTCCGCGGGCGGCTGATGTGGCCGATCCGGGACATCACCGGGGAGGTCGTCGGCTTCGGCGCGCGCAAGCTCCGCGAGGACGACAACGGCCCGAAGTACCTGAACACCCCCGAGACCGCGATCTACAAGAAGTCGCAGGTCCTGTACGGCATCGATCTCGCCAAGAAGGAGATCGCCCGCACCAGCCGCGCCGTCGTCGTCGAGGGCTACACCGATGTGATGGCCTGCCACCTCGCGGGTGTCACCACCGCCATCGCGACCTGCGGCACCGCCTTCGGCGGCGACCACATCAAGATCCTCCGCAGGCTCCTCATGGACAACGCCACCGCCGAGGTGATCTTCACCTTCGACGGCGACGCGGCCGGGCAGAAGGCCGCCCTGCGCGCCTTCGAGGACGACCAGAAGTTCGCCGCCGAGACCTCGATCGCCATCACCCCCGGCGGCATGGACCCGTGCGACCTGCGGCTCGCCCAGGGCGACGACTCGGTGCTCAAGCTGGTCGAGTCCCGCACCCCGCTCTTCGAGTTCGCCATCCGGCAGATGGTCACCCGCCACAATCTGGAGACCCCGGCCGGCCGGGCCGCCGCCCTCGACGAGGCCGCGCCCGTCGTCGCCGCCATCAAGAACATCGCCATCCAGCACGAGTCGGCCGTCCAGCTCGCCGGGATCCTCGGCATCCTGGACACCCAGTTCGTCGTCAAGCGCGTCGCCCAGCTCGCCCGCTGGGCCCGTGAGCGCGGCGGCGCCGGCGGTCGCGGGCCCGGCGGCCCCGGCCAGGACCGCAGGCCCCGGACGTACGAGGCCCCGGCCGCGCCCCAGGCCCCGTCCGGCCCCGCGCTCAATCTCCGCAGCCCCGCCCACCGCACCGAGCGCGAGCTGCTGAAGCTGGCGCTCCAGCACCCGGGCCTGGTCTCCCCGGCCTTCGACGCCTACGGCATCGACGAGTTCACGGCCCCGCCCTACGCCGCCGTCCGCCGGACGATCATGGAGGCCGGCGGCGCCGAGGCGGGCGCCGAGGACACCTCCGGCTACCTCGCCCGGGTCCGCGACACCGCGCCCGACGACTCGGTGCGCGCCCTCGTCACCGAGCTCGCCGTCGAGGCGGTGCACGCCCGCACCGTCGACGAGGTGTACGCGGGCGAACAGCTCGTCCAGGTCCGGCTGCGCGCCGTGGACCGCCGCGTCGCCGACGTCCAGGGCACCCTCGCCCGCCTCGGCACCGGCGCCGACCCCGAGCGCTACACCGCCGTCGCCAACGAGCTCTGGGTCCTCCAGCAGTACGGCCGCGCCCTGCGCAACCAGGGCGCCGCGGCACTCTGA
- a CDS encoding nucleotidyl transferase AbiEii/AbiGii toxin family protein encodes MTDAWQPSIPGGPDDPAEPASERHRRNDGPPRTLWAGIDSADRRGRVFDPALKHFAEAYRPLDAAPSEEWRAARRAALDAVLAAVADSPWADSLVLRGSMTMSAWFDGAREPKDIDFVVTPEDRAIDDPSTGGMLDGIAALAERVAAQRFPGPAIDAAGAVREYIWTYERVPGYRMVLPWRAAGAGGGQVQLDFVFNEKLPLAPVTADVRGARLRCADPVLALVWKMQWLLTDMYPQGKDLYDAVLLAERHPLPLPLLTEVLRLSGEWPTGVPGVVRLEDVEEAVRQVEWHHFAADAPVPADAGEAYARRLLTAVRPAFAPAR; translated from the coding sequence ATGACCGACGCATGGCAGCCCTCCATCCCGGGCGGGCCGGACGACCCCGCGGAACCGGCCTCCGAACGCCACCGCCGGAACGACGGGCCGCCCCGCACCCTGTGGGCCGGCATCGACTCCGCGGACCGGAGGGGCCGGGTGTTCGATCCGGCGCTGAAGCACTTCGCGGAGGCCTACCGGCCGCTCGACGCCGCCCCTTCCGAGGAGTGGCGTGCCGCCCGGCGCGCCGCGCTGGACGCCGTCCTCGCGGCGGTGGCGGACTCGCCCTGGGCGGACAGTCTGGTGCTGCGCGGCAGCATGACGATGTCCGCCTGGTTCGACGGGGCGCGGGAGCCGAAGGACATCGACTTCGTCGTCACGCCCGAGGACCGGGCCATCGACGACCCGAGCACCGGCGGCATGCTCGACGGCATCGCCGCGCTGGCGGAGCGGGTCGCCGCGCAGCGCTTCCCGGGGCCGGCGATCGACGCGGCCGGGGCGGTCCGGGAGTACATCTGGACGTACGAGCGGGTGCCCGGATACCGCATGGTGCTGCCGTGGCGCGCCGCGGGGGCGGGCGGCGGCCAGGTGCAGCTGGACTTCGTCTTCAACGAGAAGCTGCCCCTCGCGCCCGTGACGGCCGACGTCCGCGGTGCGCGCCTGCGCTGCGCCGACCCTGTCCTGGCGCTGGTCTGGAAGATGCAGTGGCTGCTGACCGACATGTACCCGCAGGGCAAGGACCTCTACGACGCGGTGCTGCTGGCCGAGCGGCACCCGCTGCCGCTGCCGCTGCTCACCGAGGTGCTGCGGCTCTCCGGCGAGTGGCCGACGGGGGTGCCCGGCGTGGTGCGCCTGGAGGACGTCGAGGAGGCGGTCCGGCAGGTGGAGTGGCACCACTTCGCGGCCGATGCGCCGGTGCCGGCCGACGCCGGGGAGGCGTACGCCCGGCGGCTGCTGACGGCCGTGCGGCCGGCCTTCGCGCCGGCGCGCTGA
- a CDS encoding RNA polymerase sigma factor yields the protein MSYATLDAVPEPSEAAGRPPNGSDHPGGRVQTRILTEPETEPAMAAAVAPLGQVPAQGRPAGHPEALPDEPVVDLEPPEPPPRPTARAADGSGPSSDLFRQYLREIGRIPLLTAAEEVELARRVEAGLFAEERLARTPDPDSRLAFDLDRLVVMGRVAKRRLIEANLRLVVSVAKRYVGRGLTMLDLVQEGNLGLIRAVEKFDYARGYKFSTYATWWIRQAMSRALADQARTIRVPVHVVELINRVIRVQRRMLQERGYEPTAEEVAAQLDLAPERVGEVLRLAQEPVSLHAPVGEEDDVALGDLIEDGDAASPVESAAFLLLREHLEAVLSTLGERERKVVQLRYGLDDGRPRTLEEIGRLFGVTRERIRQIESKTLNKLRDHAFADQLRGYLD from the coding sequence GTGTCGTACGCCACACTGGATGCGGTGCCTGAGCCCTCGGAAGCTGCCGGACGCCCCCCGAACGGCAGCGATCACCCTGGAGGTCGCGTGCAGACCCGGATCCTGACCGAGCCCGAGACCGAACCGGCCATGGCAGCCGCCGTCGCCCCCCTCGGGCAGGTGCCCGCGCAGGGCCGGCCCGCCGGCCACCCGGAGGCGCTTCCCGACGAGCCCGTCGTGGACCTCGAACCGCCCGAGCCGCCGCCGCGGCCCACCGCCCGGGCCGCCGACGGCTCGGGCCCCTCCTCGGACCTGTTCCGCCAGTACCTGCGCGAGATCGGGCGCATCCCGCTGCTCACCGCGGCCGAGGAGGTGGAGCTGGCGCGCCGGGTCGAGGCCGGGCTGTTCGCCGAGGAACGGCTCGCCCGGACGCCCGACCCCGATTCGCGGCTCGCCTTCGACCTGGACCGGCTGGTCGTGATGGGCCGGGTCGCCAAACGCCGTCTGATCGAGGCGAACCTCCGGCTGGTGGTCTCGGTCGCCAAGCGCTACGTCGGGCGCGGCCTCACCATGCTGGACCTCGTCCAGGAGGGCAACCTGGGCCTGATCAGGGCGGTCGAGAAGTTCGACTACGCCCGGGGCTACAAGTTCTCGACGTACGCGACCTGGTGGATCCGCCAGGCCATGTCCCGGGCGCTCGCCGACCAGGCCCGCACCATCCGGGTGCCCGTCCATGTCGTCGAACTGATCAACCGGGTGATCCGCGTCCAGCGCCGCATGCTCCAGGAGCGCGGCTACGAGCCCACCGCCGAGGAGGTCGCCGCCCAGCTCGACCTCGCGCCCGAGCGGGTCGGCGAGGTGCTGCGGCTGGCCCAGGAACCGGTGTCGCTGCACGCGCCCGTCGGCGAGGAGGACGATGTCGCGCTCGGCGATCTGATCGAGGACGGCGACGCCGCGTCCCCGGTCGAGTCGGCGGCCTTCCTGCTGCTGCGCGAGCACCTGGAGGCGGTGCTCTCCACGCTCGGCGAACGCGAACGCAAGGTGGTCCAGCTGCGGTACGGCCTCGACGACGGCCGGCCGCGCACCCTGGAGGAGATAGGGCGGCTGTTCGGGGTGACCCGCGAACGCATCCGCCAGATCGAGTCGAAGACGCTCAACAAGCTCCGCGACCACGCCTTCGCCGATCAGCTCCGCGGCTATCTGGACTGA